From Salminus brasiliensis chromosome 12, fSalBra1.hap2, whole genome shotgun sequence:
AAAATAAAGCTGTTTGAGATGAAACTGtggggtggctcttaaaagagccgttgtaAAGGGAAACAAGACATGAAGTTAAAGGGCGTGACTGTTTACTTCTTCTTAGGGGCAGCCTTTTTCGCCTTCGCCGCTTTGGGCTTAGCTGCTTTAGGCTTGACCGCTTTGGCTTTCTTTGGGCTCTTGGTCGCCTTTTTGGGAGGCAccggcttcttggccttcttggggcttttcgctgccttcttagcggccgcgacgggcttcttggccttcttgggggatttcttagccgcagtgggtttcttggctgctaccttcttgggcttcttggccgcggctggtttcttggcggccggcttcttagctttaggtgccggcttcttggcggccggcttcttcttAGCCTCGGTCTGCTTCTTGTTAAGCTTGAAAGAGCCCGACGCGCCGGTGCCTTTGGTCTGCACCAGAGTGCCCTTGGTGACGAGGCTCTTGACGGCGAGCTTAACGCGTGAGTTGTTCTTCTCGACGTCGTAGCCGCCGGCAGCCAGGGCTTTCTTCAgggcggcgagagacacgccgcTCCTCTCCTTGGACGCAGAGACGGCCTTGACGATGAGCTCGCCGACGCTGGGGCCGGCTTTCTTGGGGCGGGCGGCGGCCTTCTTCTTGGGGGCCTTGGCGGGCGCCGAggcggctggggctggagcgacttctgccattgttctgctttgctgagagctggagtgagcacaaactgctgcagcgttCTGTGGAACCTCCGGCTGCAGCGAGGGGGGCGGCCCTTAAAAGTCACATGAGAACGTTGTGGACTCAACTCGCCCGTGCAGCCGTGCCGCAACGAAAGACtcgcacttgtgttttctctcggcgTTTGTCGAGCGAAATATGAGCGAAAGCCCACTCTGGCGATCGTGGAAATGCTCTATCGTCTCCGAAAGGCTCCATCGTGTGTAGAGAAGGCGGGAAGGGCAGCGAAACGACGCCGCTTTTCGCACGGCGCACACCAAAGCGTGCCGCGCTGCCGGCGTGCGGAACGGGCGACGGCGCATTTGACGTGCTAATCGGTGGAAAACGGCGTCAAAATGTGTTGCGAGCTGGGCGAGCCTTGTCCGGAGCGATAGAGGAGAGCCTCGGTGAGAGCGTGTTGGGAATCCGATGCATGGGTGCGTTGTTTTGCTCGTCGTGCGGGGCGCCCTTGAGAGgtgtgtaaagcacagtgttgccATGTGTGCGTTGTGACTCCCGCAGTATGACTCTCACCGTCGATGCGTCTTTGTCACCAGGGCTCCCACACTCGGAACGACTCTCCCCGTGACAATCGACCTTAAAACATAATGGAAAAGAATAAAGTCCTCTCTCCGACCCTTATATTAAATAAGCCCAAACTCATTCTAACCCTAATACAAAATCACCACCTTCTTCTCTCTAACCatcaaatgaaataaccccatccttcctcctaCCATAGTACAAAATAACCCCAATCTCATTCTTACACAGATACAAAAGAACACATTCCTCCTTCTAACCCTAAAACAAAATCGTTCCAAccttctaaccctaatctaaaaaaataaaataaaataaaatccatCTACAATAACACCTCCTCTCTATTATCCCAAGATGAAATAACCCAATTCCTTGTTATCCTAATTCTTGCACTAATACAAAACAAATCCATTCTCATTCTAACCCTAACATGAAATAACTCTTAATAACTCTCAATCTCATTCTTACCCTAATACTAATTAATCCCATCCCTCCAGTAACACAACTCAAGTTAATTTGTTAAACTCTCACTCAGCCCATATTATGctatgaccattctacttagttATACATTCATCAGTGGGTCATGGCCTTGTGTATCTACTGTTGCTTGCTGTCACTGAATCATAAGGCTGACCACATGTCTGCGCTAAACATACTTTCACTGACCTACTTTTCTCATGGTAAAGCCCGAGGCCCAGCTACAAACCCATATTTACTTACTTTACCTTCATCATTTTGCCTTGCTTCCAACCTATACACCAGCACCTACTTTTGCTCACTCAAAACTCACCATAGACCTAAGACTTGGACTAACTTCATCCttttgtgacccaaccaaaAAGCCCCAATACAATATAACTCCATACTCCTAACCCTAAAACAAAATCTTCCTCCTAGCcctaataaaagaaataataaaagaaaacccCAACCTCAGTCTAACCCAAACACAATAACTCAATCTGCACTATAaccctaataaaaaaaaaacaatcttatTCTATGCTTAATGAAAAAGCATGTACTCTCTCTAACCCTAATACAAATTAACTGCATCCTCACTTTAATGACAATACCAActaacctcaacacaaaacaacCCTATTCTCATTCTTGCCCCAACAGATTTTTTTAGAACTTTAATTTGACCCATTTTAAGCTGTCTTAGTTTTACATTTATCAGTAGGCCAAGGCCTTGTGTGCATCTACTGTTGCTTGCCCTCACTGAATCATAAGGCTGACGGCTGATGTTGAAATTTaattttactgaaccttcctttgtatctttAGGCTAAGGCCCAACTCACagccactttaactcaatccaccttcatcataaacctgaagCCCAGCTACAAACCTAttatttacttactctaccttCCTCAAGCCGGCCTTGCTCTCTACCACTGTATCAAAAGCCTAGCTCTAGACCTACTTTTGCTCACTCATATCTCACTCAAAGACTTTGACCAACTTTTGTAACCCAACCAAAAAGCTTGTGGAGGTCACTTATTTtcctcttccccccccccccccccaacaagtCAGCCCCCAATAAGGCCTTATTACATCCACCAGACCAGCCTCTAGTTTTAAGAGGCACCTTTCATTACCAAGATCAAGTGTGTAATATTATGGATGAACCCTACACTCTTCCACACCTGTAATGCTGATCATTTCAAGCCCACTTCATATGGTTAGTATGGCACAGTATAATAGTTTGCTATTCTGCCACTTAATCCTagtacacactacaccaattaaATGCCAACAAACAAGAATAAATCTATTGACTTACATATGCATACATCCTTATATAATTGAAACAATTACTTCTACACCAAAGGCTGTACTCTCTGGAAGTAACATACAGACGTAAATTGAAGGCTTACCATCTGTGACTTGGTTCTCTCGCGTAAAAACTGCTCTTTGGTGGAAAacgtgggtggctcttaaaagagccgttgggttttGATTATGCCGCGAACACTGTTTACTTGGAGCTGGTGTACTTGGTCACGGCTTTTGTGCCCTCGGACACGGCGTGCTTGGCCAACTCACCGGGAAGTAGCAGACGCACAGCGGTCTGGATCTCCCTGGAGGTGATAGTAGAACGCTTGTTGTAGTGAGCCAAACGAGAAGACTCACCGGCGATACGCTCGA
This genomic window contains:
- the LOC140573703 gene encoding histone H1-like, which codes for MAEVAPAPAASAPAKAPKKKAAARPKKAGPSVGELIVKAVSASKERSGVSLAALKKALAAGGYDVEKNNSRVKLAVKSLVTKGTLVQTKGTGASGSFKLNKKQTEAKKKPAAKKPAPKAKKPAAKKPAAAKKPKKVAAKKPTAAKKSPKKAKKPVAAAKKAAKSPKKAKKPVPPKKATKSPKKAKAVKPKAAKPKAAKAKKAAPKKK